From Pseudorca crassidens isolate mPseCra1 chromosome 15, mPseCra1.hap1, whole genome shotgun sequence, one genomic window encodes:
- the UPK3B gene encoding LOW QUALITY PROTEIN: uroplakin-3b (The sequence of the model RefSeq protein was modified relative to this genomic sequence to represent the inferred CDS: inserted 1 base in 1 codon; deleted 1 base in 1 codon), with amino-acid sequence MGLPWRQLRPCLLLLVVLVWPQPCTSLGEWGSGMGAPGQIQGAGAPAGTLGARPLRLGEAAPGAVGPXALTPISTAAELIPYTPRITAWDLEGKVTATTFSLEQPRCVLEGHASAASTVWLVVAFSNASRDFQSPQTLAEIPASPRLPTDGHYMTLPLTLDQLPCEDPVGGRGAAPVLRVGNDAGCLADLQQPPYCNAPLPGPGPYRVKFLLMDSKGSPQAQTRWSDPITLRQGKSPGSIDTWPGRRSGDMIVITSILSSLAGLLLLAFLAASSVRFSSLWWPEEAPEQLRTGSFMGTRYMTHHIPPSEAARLPVGCEPGLEPLPSLSP; translated from the exons ATGGGGCTCCCCTGGAGGCAGCTGCGCCCTTGTCTGCTGCTCCTCGTGGTGCTGGTGTGGCCCCAGCCCTGCACGAGCCTGGGTGAGTGGGGGTCC GGGATGGGTGCCCCTGGCCAGATCCAAGGGGCTGGGGCACCTGCCGGGACCCTGGGAGCCCGCCCCCTCCGATTGGGAGAGGCAGCCCCAGGGGCAGTGGGCC GGGCCCTCACCCCTATCTCCACGGCCGCAGAGCTCATCCCCTACACGCCGCGGATAACAGCCTGGGACCTGGAAGGGAAGGTCACGGCCACCACGTTTTCCCTGGAGCAGCCGCGCTGTGTCCTGGAAGGGCACGCCAGTGCTGCCAGCACCGTCTGGCTGGTGGTGGCCTTCAGCAACG CCTCCAGGGACTTCCAGAGTCCCCAGACACTGGCTGAGATCCCAGCCTCCCCGAGGCTGCCGACGGATGGCCACTACATGACGCTGCCCCTGACCCTGGATCAGCTGCCCTGTGAGGACCCAGTGGGTGGCAGGGGGGCCGCCCCGGTGCTTAGGGTGGGCAATGACGCCGGCTGCCTTGCTGACCTCCAGCAGCCACCCTACTGCAAcgcccccctccccggccctggACCTTACAG ggtGAAGTTCCTCCTGATGGACTCCAAGGGCTCACCCCAGGCCCAGACGAGGTGGTCCGACCCCATCACTCTCCGCCAAG ggaagtccccaggctcCATTGACACGTGGCCAGGCCGGCGAAGTGGCGACATGATTGTCATTACCTCCATTCTCTCTTCTCTGGCCGGTCTCCTGCTCCTGGCCTTCCTGGCAGCCTCCAGCGTGCGCTT CTCCAGCCTGTGGTGGCCGGAGGAGGCCCCAGAGCAGCTGCGAACCGGCTCCTTCATGGGGACGCGTTACATGACCCACCACATCCCACCCAGCGAGGCTGCCAGGCTGCCTGTGGGCTGCGAGCCTGGCCTGGaacccctccccagcctcagcccctaG